In the genome of Cygnus olor isolate bCygOlo1 chromosome Z, bCygOlo1.pri.v2, whole genome shotgun sequence, one region contains:
- the LOC121061453 gene encoding prostate-associated microseminoprotein, translating to MAMRAQKPACAWGRLCLLLSLLLQLPGSQAKCYFQAKAPCEYEGKQFSLGESWLSTNCLLCTCLHPIGVGCCETTQHPIDFPDWCEAHYDTQTCQISVVQKANPSLPCVKSVEHEWGSAGTPEPLSNKVLGAGLSG from the exons ATGGCCATGAGAGCGCAGAAGCCGGCGTGCGCCTGGGgcaggctctgcctgctgctctccctcctcctccagctgccggGCTCCCAGGCCAAATGCTACTTCCAGGCTAAAG CTCCCTGCGAGTACGAGGGGAAGCAGTTCTCCCTCGGGGAGTCGTGGCTGAGCACCAACTGCCTGCTGTGCACCTGCCTGCACCCCATCGGCGTGGGATGCTGCGAGAC cacccagcaccccatcGACTTCCCCGACTGGTGCGAGGCCCACTACGACACGCAGACCTGCCAGATCTCGGTGGTGCAGAAGGCCAACCCCAGCCTGCCGTGCGTGAAGAGCGTGGAGCACGAGTGGGGCTCGGCCGGCACCCCCGAGCCGCTGAGCAACAAGGTGCTGGGCGCGGGGCTGAGCGGGTAG